A window from Pokkaliibacter sp. MBI-7 encodes these proteins:
- a CDS encoding Lrp/AsnC ligand binding domain-containing protein: protein MVTFIILFNIEKRLINTVAEQLVDIEGISEVYSVSGNFDLVAIARVRSNDELANLVTEDLLPIEGITKTQTMLAFKAYSRHDLDAMFAI, encoded by the coding sequence ATGGTCACCTTTATCATCCTGTTCAATATCGAAAAACGCCTGATCAATACCGTCGCCGAGCAACTGGTCGACATCGAAGGGATTTCTGAAGTCTATTCCGTCAGTGGCAATTTCGATCTGGTCGCCATCGCCCGGGTCCGTTCCAATGATGAACTGGCCAATCTGGTTACCGAAGACTTACTGCCCATCGAAGGCATTACCAAAACCCAGACCATGCTGGCGTTCAAAGCCTATTCCCGCCACGATCTGGATGCGATGTTTGCCATCTGA